Sequence from the Pelorhabdus rhamnosifermentans genome:
CTGGCTCATCATGGGCCGGAGAACATTTTTATTTGCACGCTGAAAATTATCGGGTCTTTTGTTCTGTTGTTGCTTCTCAATGTCAAAATGACCTTAATTCTTTTTTTTGTTACTCTGCTCATGATTCTTTTTAGTATTTATAAAAACAGGAAGATGAAAGCCGTTTTTATGGATAACCGGAAAAAGATTGCTGGGGTGAATTCGCGGGTACAAGACAGCCTTTCCGGTATTCGTGTTGTGAAATCTTTTGCTAACGAGGATTTAGAACGGGAAAAATTCTGCAATAGTAATTTGCAGTTTTTGGATTCGAAGGTCGGCAGCTATCAAATCATGGGGAGTTTTCAGGCGGGAAATGGTCTTTTTCAGGGATTATTGTATACGGCAGTGCTGGTCAGCGGCGGCTTTTTTGTTGCCAACGGCACGCTGGAGGTTTCCGATCTTGCGGTTTATGCCTTATATATCGGAATTTTTATGAATCCCATTGATGTGTTGATCAATTTTACGGAGCAGTTTCAGAAAGGGTATTCCGGCTTTAAACGATTCTTGGAAGTTATGAATACGACGCCGGAGATTTTGGAAAAATCGGATGCCATGCCGCTGACAAATGTCAAGGGCCATATTGTTTATCAGGATGTTTCCTTTCGGTATCAAAATACAGAAGTGCTCGATGGCGTGTATATTTCTATTGCCGCCGGAAAAACAGTAGCTTTGGTGGGACCATCCGGTGGTGGTAAGACGACTCTTTGCTCCCTTTTGCCCCGGTTTTATGATGTCAGCGGAGGAGCTGTCTTGATTGACGGCAAAGATGTTCGAGATGTTACTCTCAAGTCCTTGCGCAGTGCCATCGGCATTGTGCAGCAAGATGTATATATGTTTGCCGGCACTATTCGGGACAATATCGCTTACGGCAAACCGGATGCTGCGGACGAAGAAATTATTGAGGCGGCGAAAAACGCCAATATTCATGATTTTATTATGAGCCTTTCTGATGGGTACGACAGTTATGTGGGGGAACGGGGCACCCGCCTTTCCGGGGGACAAAAACAGCGTATCGCTATCGCCCGCGTCTTTTTGAAGAACCCTAAAATCCTGATTTTGGATGAAGCCACCTCTGCTCTGGATAACGAAAGTGAACGTTTTATTCAAGCATCTCTGGAACGTCTTTCGAAAAACCGGACCACTATTGTGGTAGCTCACCGCCTCAGTACCATTCGGAACGCGGATGAGATCATTGTCATTAACCACAACGGTATTCAGGAGCAGGGAGATCATGGGACACTGTTGTCTCAAAATGGTTTGTATGCCAAATATTATAATATGCAGTTTGAAGGATTGGATGAATTGTAAAACGAATGAAAGAATCAAGTCACTTGGTGATAAAAAAATTACATAGGAAGAAAGCGTCTTGCGTTTTACAATACATTATATTATAATATTATAAAGATATAATATTAAAGTGAAGGGATGAACGAAGGAGAAATTACTGTACGTAATTTCTGGAAAACTACTGTTTGAGTTGTGGCGCTTATAATAAAGAATATGTACGGGGAATTAGAGATGAATCTTCGTATTGAGCCGGAAGCTTGGGAGTATATCAAGCGGGGATGTACAAAGATTGCTGTAAACTCATGGAGGTGTTAGTATGTTACAAGAATTCGCCGATCTTTTGGTATATCAATGGTTGGGCCTAGTGCCTGGGAGCACGCTTGGCGAAGCAATTGATTTCTTTGTGTATGACAGCATAAAAATCTTTTTAATGCTGTCGATTATTATTTTTGGCGTATCGTTACTGCGTTCGTATTTTCCAGCCGAGCGCACGAAAAAAATTCTCAGCCACAAGCGGGAGTTCTACGGGAATATTGTGGCTGCACTGCTCGGGATTGTTACGCCCTTTTGTTCCTGTTCTGCCGTGCCTGTGTTCATTGGTTTTATTGAGTCTGGTGTGCCGCTTGGAATTACCTTTTCCTTTTTAATTTCATCGCCGATGGTCAATGAGGTGGCTGTTATTATGCTCTGGGGATTGTTGGGATGGAAAATCATGGCTATTTATATTTTATCCGGTGTTATCATTGCGATTATTGCCGGCTATCTGATTGGTAAATTTAAATTAGAGCATTTGGTGGAAGACTATGTGTATCAAATGAAAGTGGGCGATACGGAGATTGCCGAACAGTCTTTTTCTGATCGATTGCAATATGCCCAGGACTATACCAAAGAAATTTTAAGAAAAGTGTGGCTGTACGTTATTATTGCTATTGGTATTGGCGGCTTTATCCATGGCTATGCACCAGAAGATTTCCTTATTCAGTATGCAGGTAAGGATAATATCTGGGCGGTACCGATGGCGGTCTTAATTGGTGTTCCTTTATACTCAAATGCAGCTGGAGTGATTCCGATTGTTACAGCACTGATCCAAAAGGGTATGAGCCTCGGAACAGCACTGGCATTTATGATGGCAGTAACAGCTTTGAGCTTTCCGGAAATGATCATTTTGCGCAATGTGTTGAAACCAAAACTGATTGCGATCTTTATTGCTATTTTAGCGGTGTCCATTATCTTTACAGGATATCTTTTTAATATTATAATTTAATCATATTATAAAATAATTAGCATTCTTAAAGTATAAGGCATTAAGTCAAGACTTTAATGTGATTTTAGTAGGAGGTTGTTAGGATGGCGGAAGACATTGTAGTGAAGCTGACGGCAGATTTTTTTAAGACGCTGTCTCACCCGGTCCGGATTAAAATTCTTCACTCGCTGGAACAGGGTGAGCGTTGCGTTTGCGAGATTATTGAGGAATTGGATATTGAGCAGTCCAATTTGTCACAGCACTTAGGCGTAATGAAAAAGCAGGGGATTATTGATTCTCATAAAGATGGGCAGAAAGTTATTTATTATATTGCGTATCCATCGGTGATGGACGTGGTAGGGGCGGCAGAAAAAACTCTGAGTGAACAGATTGGGCACAGTCAAAGTATCCTTAAATTTTTAAAATAATGGGGAGGTAATGAACATGAAAATCGAAATTTTAGGTATGGGCTGTCAAAAATGCAATGCGTTAGATAATGCAGCAAAACAAGCAGCGAAAGAACTGGGTATTGATGCTGAATTTGCGAAAGTGGAAGATATTAAAGAGATTATGAAGTACGGTGTCATGACCACACCCGCTTTGGTGGTTGATGGCGTTGTGAAAGTCGCCGGTAAAGTGCCTGGAAAAGATGAAATTAAAGCTATGTTGAAGTAAAATAAGCGGTCATTTGTAGCTGTTGAAGAGGAATGGTATTACTGATTATTATGTTAGCACGGTAGGATTGAATGAAGCCACTATAAAAAATATATACAAGAACAAGAAAAACATGATCAGGCATTAGATAAGTTAAGTGTATGAGAATATGAAAACCCTTTAAGGGGGAAAAGTGAAGTAGTACCAACATCCCTTGAGGGATAGCAAAGGTGTAAAAACCACAGTGATTTAAACAAAATGAAAGCCAGCGCCTTTAGACGTTGGCAAGTAATAGAGGTTTACAGTCTCAGTGAAAATCACCCGTTGGTGGTTATGATTCAGGCAATTTAATCTATCTCTTCGGGAAATTGTAGCGTTAATCCAACGGTTACTTCACTCAAGTTCCCTGAAGGCTCCTTTCTTTTTCATCTTTAATGATTCAGTGGCCGTAAAAACAAATTCTAGGTAAATGAAATAATTTTGCTAGTCCTGCTGCAGTTACGCCGTAATAAATCAGCGTTTTTTCTTGCTGTAATTCATGGTACGTATCGTTGACAAGGACACTACCGGTAGACAGAATGATATCTGCCCAACGAGCGTTTTTGGCATTGAAAGCTGCATCGTCGATGCGAACGCCACAACGAATTTGGCCGATGTTATCGGGGTTTAGATCGGTGACACGCAAGTCGAATGACGCATCGTGTAAAGCTTGAATTAAGGCAGGCTGGAAGCCGATAAACGCAATTTTAGGCTTGCCATACTGTTTCTGAATGTAGGAAGGCAATTTTTGCGCGCATAGGGCAGGTTCCTTGTCTTTACAATGAACGGTTGCTTTTACTTGATCTAAATTATGAAGAATAGCATTCAGGGTTGCGACAAACACAGCTCTGTGAAAATTGGTGTTTAGCGGCAATTGGAGTACTTCGCTGAGCGTGCCTTCAAATTGTCCGGGTTGATCGGTAAAGGCTTGGCCGATTCCAGCACGAAACCGCGCTTCCATCATGACTTCTTTTCCAGTGAGCAGAGGATAATCGTCGCGATCCGGTTTTCCGATGGCTTCATCAGGAGTCAAAGGACGGGCTGATACAATGATCACTTTTTCTGTATCAGACCAATCTTGGTTTTTGGCTATTTGAGAAAGCTTTATTTTTGCCTCTTCCAATAATGTCATATTCTCTCACTCCTATCGTGATGATGGGTGTACTTTGTATAGATATAGGCGCATCTAGTCAGATGAATATCCGCGTAGATGCGCCTATATGACTTACTTAATGATTGCCGCAGTTATGACCGTGTTCATGATCGTCATGGTCATGGTCGCAGGCATTGCCTGACTCAATAAGTTCACCGCGCAGATAGAGAGCAACCAGATTTTCAGGAGTGTCTGCTGGAGCACCGCATAAGACTTTTACACCGCGTTCTTGTAAAATGGATTGAGCTGCTTCGCCCATGCCGCCAACTAAAATATCTGTGCAGCCTTGGTCGGCGACCCAGTTCGGAATGACGCCAGGCGCATGGGGCGGAGGAGTCAGAGTTTCTTGTTTCACGATTTTGCTATCCTCCACAGTTACGATGGCAAATTTTTCGCAGTGACCAAAATGAGTACAAAGTTTTCCGTTTACCAAGGGAATGGCAATTTTCATAATGTTGTCAACACCTTTCTGTTTTTTTGGAAGCTGATGAAGAAATTGATTAATAATATGTTGCATTTCTTCTTTAGTATGACTGGTTAGACTGTTGATTGTTTGGCCAGCATCGCCAGCAGTGACTACACTGGGATCGATGGGAAGTCGTCCCAGGAAGGGAAGATTCCAGTCAGATGCGGTTTTTTCCCGCTTTTGAATATTTCATGTAGACTGCCGCAGGTAGGGCAGATAAAACTGCTCATATTTTCGATAATGCCTGTAATCGGCATGTGATTATGTTGCTATTTTTTTAAATCCAGTGCGTTGGGTATGGCGATGGCTGTCAGCTTGTCGGATAGAAAGGCTGATAGCGCTTCTTCTACAGTGCCATTCATCTCGCCCAAGGAATACATGGCGATTTGCTCGGCCTGCAGCACTTTAAAGGCTTTAGGGCCAACATGACCAGTAATAAGTACTTTGGCTCCTGTTTTTGCCAGGGTCTGACCTGCTTGAATGCCTGCCCCATGGGCAGCTTCGACGTTCTGCGTGTTGGGCAGAGAATCCCAGGTCTTGTTTTCCTCATCATAGAGGACAAAATAGTCAGCTCGGCCAAATCGGGAATCGACTGCTGCATGGCGGTCGTCGCCGTGCGACGTAAAGGCAATTTTCATTATGTGTCTCCTCACTTTCTTATCGTTAGTCTGTTAAATCTAGGCGGGCTGCCAAGTTGTGCCAAAGTTTTATTAGAGAGTCTTTGACTTCGCTATTCTCCGGCATTTCCAGCACAGTTTTGCCAGATTGGACGGCATTGTGGAAGATATTGCTGTAAGGAATCTGTCCGGCAATGGGAATGGCGTTATGATCGCACCAGGAGATAAGGTCTTGGGTGTTTTCTGAATGTAGGGTGCTTTTGTTAATACATACCGCAAGTGGCAAGTCAAAATGGGATACTAAATCGACTAGCCGCTTTACATCATGCATACTGGAGGCCGACGGTTCGACGACGGCAAGCGCTAAACTAGCGCCGGATAAAGCGGCGATGGCCGGACAGCCGATACCGGGTGGTCCGTCGGTGATGATGAGTGGCAGATGCTGATTCTCGGCAATCTTTTTTGCTTCTTGCCGTACTTTGCTGACCAGCTTTCCTGAGTTTTCCATTGCTAGGCCAAGCTCGGCATGAATGAGGCAACCCAAGCGGGTATCCGATACAAACCAGTGTCCTGCTTGTTTTTCCTGCATGTTGATGGCATGGTCCGGGCAATTGAAGGCGCATACGCCGCAACCCTCACAATTGAGCGGCGTAGTAATAACACCGTTAGTAATGGCATTAAATCGGCATAATTTGGTACATATACCGCAGTGAGTGCAAGTTTTTTCATTAACGCGTGGCTCAAACCCGGCTTTAAATTCATGGGTTTCACGAATGATAGCGCCGCTTATTAAATGAAAATTAGCTGCATCTACGTCACAATCTACAAGTACTTTTTGCGGGGCCAGAAAGGCGAGGGCAGCACTGATGCTGGTTTTACCTGTGCCACCTTTGCCACTGACAATGACTAATTCCTTCATTTTGTCGTGCCCCTTTCTGTTTTGAGTTGATTCCAAATACTGGATGAAACGGTGCGGAATTCATCAGATATGTGTCCTGCGGCGTATTGTCTGGCAAAGGACAGACTGTGTGGAATTTTGGCCAATACAGGAATTTGGCGGCTTTCGCATAATGCTTCGATGATTTCGTCGCCAGTGGCTGCGTCGCTTTTATTAATTACCACGCCAGTCGGAATCTGGAGTAACCGGGTGATATTCATGGCAAGTTCCAGGTCATGTCGACCAAAGGGAGTTGGCTCAGTGACAAGAATGCAAAAGTTACTGTCCTTGACGGCTGTTACCATTGAGCAGGAAGTACCGGGCGGACAATCTAGCAACACATCGCCGGTAAGGTTGGCGGTTTCTTGTTTCATTTTTTTTATGAGCGGGACGGCGCTGGGAGTACCAACTTGGAGTACGCCGCTTACTAGGTGAATGCCGGGATGCGCCGCAGCTCTTCCGATCATAAGGGTGCCAATATTTTTTTGTTCTTCGCTTATGGCATCTTTAGGGCAAGCGAGCAGGCAGCCGCCACAACTGTGGCAAAGTTCGTCAAATAGTAAAGCGGTTTTACCGGAAATAGCGAAGGCATTAAATAAACAGACGGCAGAGCAAGTACCGCATCCATTGCATAAAGAGGAGTTAACGTGCGGGATTGTAATGGTAACTTCACGACTGGGATTCTGCCATTCGGGCTGTAAGAATAAATGACAGTTTGGTTCTTCAACATCGCAGTCGACTAGGGTAATATTTGAATACGCGGTGGCAAGCAGTAGAGCTAACGTGGTTTTGCCAGTTCCCCCTTTGCCGCTGGCAATGCTAATCAGCATAGGAGTTCCTCCTTTGAATGTTGAACCATATTTCATAATTAAGCTAAAAAAATTAAGATAACAAATCTATAAACATTAGTCGTCGTATTCTGGATGAACCCACATTTTCGGGGTGATAAAAATGCATGAAATATATTTCATAAATAAGGTTAAAATTTTTTATTCCTCGTCACGACTCACAGTGGAAGCTTGGCATGCTGGGCATGTTAGATCATGGCAACGTTGTCCTGTACCATGAGGCAAGGTCCATTTATGACCGCAGGTCCGACATGTAAAATGACGTAGACCTGTCTGACAACGGTGAGCAATGCGAAAGTTTCCACCGCCTACCCGTATTGCATTCCCCTGCCATAATGCGGCAGCTATTTTTTGATGGGCCATACTAACAATACGATGAAAGGTAGGACGTGATATTTCCATTCGCTCCGCTGCAGCAGCCTGATCCAATTGTTCGATATCCGCTAGGCGAATGGCTTCCATTTCTTCCACAGTTAACGTGACTTCTTCAAGGGTGCGTAAGGGAATTCCTGCGGGCTTGTAGTGTGTAACAGGCGGCAATTGTTCTACGCGACGTTCTTTATATGGACGGCCCATAGTACTCCTTTCAAATTATGAACTATATTTCATAAACAATATATAATATTAAACGAGAAATGTCAAGGAATGCTAAATTTATTTTTGCTTTTCGGCGGTATGGATTGCTGTAACTGCCGCATTCACTGCCTCATTACTGCCTAATAAAGCCACAGTATTCACATGTTGTGGACAGTTTCCGATAATTTCTACTGCGATAACATTCCCGGCTTTTTGGCCGATATCTGTGTAGTAAAATAAGCTAGGAAGATCCATCTGAATGAGACCGATCGCATCAAAATGAGTATCTTCTACTTGTTTTCTTGCCTCTGGTGGCATCCGTCGTAATAACAAAGCAATGGTATTGGGACGGGGAGCACGAATAATACGTGTAATCATAATATACCTCCGTTTCGGTGAACTATTCCTGTAATCATTCTTTGTTAAACAATGCAATTCCTTTTTTCGAAAAACGATTCTAGATGATATCTTTGGATAAACTGTAGAAAAATCGTGTTTGTATATTCGAATAGTTTGTTAGGCAATAATCTTAAAGGGGTTTAGTTTTGATGGAGGAATTGTCTAGAACGAAAACGAATTAATTATAAATTATTGCTATGAATTTGTTTGTTGAATAGTTTTGTAGGCAGCGTTAAGCTTTTCATGGAAAGGGAAGATAAAAAGTAATAAATGCGAGTGTTTACGCAATCAATTGGGGGAGAGGCAGTTGTTAAAACTAGAAAATTTATCGGTCGCAGTCAATGACCGTCCGATATTGCATGATGTCAATTTGCATATCAAGCCGGGTGAAATACATGTGCTGTTTGGACCGAATGGTACGGGAAAGTCAACATTATTAGGTGCGATCATGGGGTTTTCCAGATATACCATTACTGCCGGGAAAATTTATTTTAAAGGACAGGACATAACGAATCTTGCCGTAGATGAACGCGCTCGTCGGGGACTTGGAGTAATGATTCAGCGACCGCCGACACTCCGTGGGCTTACGGTGCGCGAAATGGTAAGAATTTGCGGGAAAGATCAGGTTGATGTGGACAAGCTGGCCGATAAAACCAATATGCTGACCTTTTTGGAACGAGGCGTGAACGAAGGATTTTCCGGTGGCGAGATCAAACGTTCCGAATTGCTGCAATTGATGGCTCAGCAGCCAGACTTGGTTATGCTGGATGAACCGGAGTCAGGTGTTGATATTGAAAATATCGCTGTTGTAGGGCAGGCGGCTAATGTTATTTTAGAACGTGATTTGCGCAAAAATGGTCAAACCATCAAAAAATACCGGAATGATCGAAAAAAATCAGGCTTAATTATTACCCATACGGGTCATATTTTGGAATATGTGCCGGCAGATATGGCTCATGTTATGTATCAAGGTACGTTATCCTGTAGTGGAAATCCACAGGAGATGCTGTCTTGTATTCAGGAAAAAGGTTATGAAGAATGTGTGAATTGCGCAAGATAGGGGGATGAAACATGGCGAACGAAGCAAAAAGCATCAAAGACAAGGCGCATGCTGCGTTAGGGAAGAAAGCTGTACTTGGTGCGGATATTGATTTTGCAGTCTTTGCAGATAAAGGAAAGGAACAAACTTATATTTCTGATCTTGCCACACTCTCGCCAAAACAGCAAAAGCAATTGGAGAGTATTGGCATGGAAGTAGCAGGAGGAGAACGGTCGGGAACGTATATGCAGCTCGATCATTCGGTTGTGCACTGTACGACGGCTAGTGAGGGGGTAGAAATTTTGAGCACAGATGATGCCCTCAAAAAATATGCAGGTTTAACTGATTACTG
This genomic interval carries:
- a CDS encoding ABC transporter ATP-binding protein, whose protein sequence is MLKLENLSVAVNDRPILHDVNLHIKPGEIHVLFGPNGTGKSTLLGAIMGFSRYTITAGKIYFKGQDITNLAVDERARRGLGVMIQRPPTLRGLTVREMVRICGKDQVDVDKLADKTNMLTFLERGVNEGFSGGEIKRSELLQLMAQQPDLVMLDEPESGVDIENIAVVGQAANVILERDLRKNGQTIKKYRNDRKKSGLIITHTGHILEYVPADMAHVMYQGTLSCSGNPQEMLSCIQEKGYEECVNCAR
- a CDS encoding ATP-binding protein, whose translation is MKELVIVSGKGGTGKTSISAALAFLAPQKVLVDCDVDAANFHLISGAIIRETHEFKAGFEPRVNEKTCTHCGICTKLCRFNAITNGVITTPLNCEGCGVCAFNCPDHAINMQEKQAGHWFVSDTRLGCLIHAELGLAMENSGKLVSKVRQEAKKIAENQHLPLIITDGPPGIGCPAIAALSGASLALAVVEPSASSMHDVKRLVDLVSHFDLPLAVCINKSTLHSENTQDLISWCDHNAIPIAGQIPYSNIFHNAVQSGKTVLEMPENSEVKDSLIKLWHNLAARLDLTD
- a CDS encoding P-loop NTPase, with product MPITGIIENMSSFICPTCGSLHEIFKSGKKPHLTGIFPSWDDFPSIPV
- a CDS encoding ArsR/SmtB family transcription factor: MAEDIVVKLTADFFKTLSHPVRIKILHSLEQGERCVCEIIEELDIEQSNLSQHLGVMKKQGIIDSHKDGQKVIYYIAYPSVMDVVGAAEKTLSEQIGHSQSILKFLK
- a CDS encoding permease encodes the protein MLQEFADLLVYQWLGLVPGSTLGEAIDFFVYDSIKIFLMLSIIIFGVSLLRSYFPAERTKKILSHKREFYGNIVAALLGIVTPFCSCSAVPVFIGFIESGVPLGITFSFLISSPMVNEVAVIMLWGLLGWKIMAIYILSGVIIAIIAGYLIGKFKLEHLVEDYVYQMKVGDTEIAEQSFSDRLQYAQDYTKEILRKVWLYVIIAIGIGGFIHGYAPEDFLIQYAGKDNIWAVPMAVLIGVPLYSNAAGVIPIVTALIQKGMSLGTALAFMMAVTALSFPEMIILRNVLKPKLIAIFIAILAVSIIFTGYLFNIII
- a CDS encoding NifB/NifX family molybdenum-iron cluster-binding protein produces the protein MKIAFTSHGDDRHAAVDSRFGRADYFVLYDEENKTWDSLPNTQNVEAAHGAGIQAGQTLAKTGAKVLITGHVGPKAFKVLQAEQIAMYSLGEMNGTVEEALSAFLSDKLTAIAIPNALDLKK
- a CDS encoding Rossmann-like domain-containing protein, translated to MTLLEEAKIKLSQIAKNQDWSDTEKVIIVSARPLTPDEAIGKPDRDDYPLLTGKEVMMEARFRAGIGQAFTDQPGQFEGTLSEVLQLPLNTNFHRAVFVATLNAILHNLDQVKATVHCKDKEPALCAQKLPSYIQKQYGKPKIAFIGFQPALIQALHDASFDLRVTDLNPDNIGQIRCGVRIDDAAFNAKNARWADIILSTGSVLVNDTYHELQQEKTLIYYGVTAAGLAKLFHLPRICFYGH
- a CDS encoding nucleotide-binding protein, producing the protein MLISIASGKGGTGKTTLALLLATAYSNITLVDCDVEEPNCHLFLQPEWQNPSREVTITIPHVNSSLCNGCGTCSAVCLFNAFAISGKTALLFDELCHSCGGCLLACPKDAISEEQKNIGTLMIGRAAAHPGIHLVSGVLQVGTPSAVPLIKKMKQETANLTGDVLLDCPPGTSCSMVTAVKDSNFCILVTEPTPFGRHDLELAMNITRLLQIPTGVVINKSDAATGDEIIEALCESRQIPVLAKIPHSLSFARQYAAGHISDEFRTVSSSIWNQLKTERGTTK
- a CDS encoding DUF134 domain-containing protein, whose translation is MGRPYKERRVEQLPPVTHYKPAGIPLRTLEEVTLTVEEMEAIRLADIEQLDQAAAAERMEISRPTFHRIVSMAHQKIAAALWQGNAIRVGGGNFRIAHRCQTGLRHFTCRTCGHKWTLPHGTGQRCHDLTCPACQASTVSRDEE
- a CDS encoding ABC transporter ATP-binding protein is translated as MSIWVKFIQYYKPYRWLFYADLTCASIVSLVDITFPQILYFLTHGIFTRSAVEITQVLGIVAAGMSVMYGIRYGCQYFITTWGHIMGARMESDMRQDLFDHYQRLSFSYYDRNNTGEMMSKLVSDLFDISELAHHGPENIFICTLKIIGSFVLLLLLNVKMTLILFFVTLLMILFSIYKNRKMKAVFMDNRKKIAGVNSRVQDSLSGIRVVKSFANEDLEREKFCNSNLQFLDSKVGSYQIMGSFQAGNGLFQGLLYTAVLVSGGFFVANGTLEVSDLAVYALYIGIFMNPIDVLINFTEQFQKGYSGFKRFLEVMNTTPEILEKSDAMPLTNVKGHIVYQDVSFRYQNTEVLDGVYISIAAGKTVALVGPSGGGKTTLCSLLPRFYDVSGGAVLIDGKDVRDVTLKSLRSAIGIVQQDVYMFAGTIRDNIAYGKPDAADEEIIEAAKNANIHDFIMSLSDGYDSYVGERGTRLSGGQKQRIAIARVFLKNPKILILDEATSALDNESERFIQASLERLSKNRTTIVVAHRLSTIRNADEIIVINHNGIQEQGDHGTLLSQNGLYAKYYNMQFEGLDEL
- a CDS encoding thioredoxin family protein; translation: MKIEILGMGCQKCNALDNAAKQAAKELGIDAEFAKVEDIKEIMKYGVMTTPALVVDGVVKVAGKVPGKDEIKAMLK
- a CDS encoding NifB/NifX family molybdenum-iron cluster-binding protein — translated: MKIAIPLVNGKLCTHFGHCEKFAIVTVEDSKIVKQETLTPPPHAPGVIPNWVADQGCTDILVGGMGEAAQSILQERGVKVLCGAPADTPENLVALYLRGELIESGNACDHDHDDHEHGHNCGNH